A single Kryptolebias marmoratus isolate JLee-2015 linkage group LG7, ASM164957v2, whole genome shotgun sequence DNA region contains:
- the LOC108228415 gene encoding E3 ubiquitin-protein ligase Topors-like isoform X3, with protein MPPPARNSSRRRKRNPDNEERATGERLPAEVTAPTRMKLRVRRGDGAAASGGGGPVEETTERSREGSRSSSRRKNSNKTSASATAAAASSSSPPTTSASSVRAVMAAEEASPDSKCPICLDRFNNLAYLDHCLHRFCFPCIQEWSHNKAECPLCKQPFASILHSVRAEDDFKEYTLQPPPTNNSVAATVAMVAAMASAARSDHHMRLMLRRHRVAEGRETTTRRRRRERGARGRGSEERAGGVWELYLDHPPLSFPPLSRHLSVSNVVAEDSEEAEELPAERGGADSAERGALLNELTGLRGAAASLASNNRALRRLMTRLAARQRLQREGGTMQRLRDGQMLDFRRMLYRCGIRVRGIAGVSGNTGQQRDITAESFHQSHSHLNRLRPWLRRELRVMYGSNSSLVDIVQNIIMARLALHGLENTLNLEEDLRPFLQARTEHFLHELVSFARSPLNMDSYDLQAVYEPPPAAAMELDGFSSSSEGSSVIAISEEEEVEERGGRSEGTVINDLNDIIQTGSSLSLSGWDDETPGPSYSTAEPSCSLVPPLSLSPTPQEPANERGGDRPREEAEEECLIVGYKKPIAERTPELVQLSSDTEEEEGEKKKKEEEPAEKTPPLPSPTPSSSYLPIIPPSTSGAFRAEQEAGQKDEEVGGWRSRSWSGSSGRSRKSVCSLNLAAPERRRRDDTQRGRRRKKKNKKRGREEGQRRSGVFSNPNRSIYPPMMRRRSPPLFDSSADSSLEFHCAQVSPISSPSCSSPSSPLCLSPPQTPPTPSRSPAEHAHHAEKPGGKRKYKSRHLNSSTKDPSWRQSGGRPRERRKERRRRREKTRKEDQQENGGLGEEGRKRSREDRSPSVEIIYEGTISSSATRPLGHKRRRKRHRRPRHSSPPVIITLDSDSSHDGVTNRKLPSGSSSPLSSQQTIDFSDLPPLPLVHSAGVGGALDADIGELPAEILDRSSDGSEAAGPSAGRIHISDNSDVDVENVEDDVSLLEDGDHQTAGEGGQTHADNVVPGEHRASPSDRYLLEAILSDLNQISAAKQQLFQNLESGFSPTARIRAPDETKGGPQDPGCDSQSGGSSAPSLPPLDVPPLLKRASPVRSYNRNTPPPLKHKDAGSPQQTAMFPRCSSDADPVGVTNKHAIPPIETLKSHLRNVLALRGELPSGNSPPPSEPHHNPGNASHSTDPAHRDSASRCDGIRTRSPDCREPAVDLCPPSRSAGADCKTRLSPAGAAGVRPESPSSPLLSSCSASGGQADRRTAAGFLPPADGRLNHTALPSSAVRHFHPSKARSEQPHPSDSAPQPPANATHFHRDVQILKDHQKTFSSPSADSNMSSV; from the exons ATGCCGCCTCCGGCGCGGAACTCCTCCCGGAGAAGGAAAAGAAACCCGGATAATGAGGAGCGAGCCACCGGGGAGCGTCTTCCTGCGGAG GTGACGGCGCCCACGCGGATGAAGCTGCGCGTGCGGCGGGGTGATGgtgcagcagcttcaggaggAGGCGGTCCGGTGGAAGAAACCACAGAAAGGAGTCGAGAgggcagcaggagcagcagcaggaggaaaaacagcaacaaaacctCAGCATCAGCCACAGCTGCTGccgcttcctcctcctcacctccaaCCACCTCAGCCAGCTCCGTGCGAGCAGTGATGGCGGCGGAGGAGGCGTCACCCGACTCCAAGTGTCCTATCTGTTTGGATCGCTTCAACAACCTGGCGTACCTGGACCACTGCCTGCACCGCTTCTGCTTCCCCTGCATCCAGGAGTGGTCGCACAACAAGGCCGAGTGTCCGCTCTGCAAGCAGCCCTTCGCCTCCATCCTGCACTCCGTCCGCGCCGAGGACGACTTCAAGGAGTACACGCTGCAGCCGCCGCCCACCAACAACAGTGTGGCCGCCACCGTGGCCATGGTGGCGGCCATGGCATCAGCGGCTAGGAGTGACCACCACATGAGGCTGATGCTGAGGAGGCACCGGGTGGCTGAAGGCAGGGAGACGACCACGAGGAGGCGCAGGAGGGAGAGGGGAGCGAGAGGGAGGGGGTCGGAGGAGAGGGCAGGAGGGGTGTGGGAGTTGTACCTCGAtcatcctcctctgtctttcCCGCCTCTTTCTCGCCACCTAAGCGTCTCAAACGTTGTGGCGGAGGACAGcgaggaggcagaggagctgCCGGCGGAGAGGGGCGGGGCTGACTCTGCAGAGCGCGGGGCGCTGTTGAACGAGCTGACGGGCCTCAGAGGGGCGGCAGCATCTCTGGCCTCTAACAACCGGGCGCTGCGACGGCTGATGACCCGCCTGGCGGCGAGGCAGCGGCTGCAGCGAGAAGGCGGGACCATGCAGCGGCTGAGGGACGGGCAGATGCTGGATTTCCGCCGGATGCTTTACCGATGCGGCATACGAGTCCGCGGCATTGCAGGCGTCAGTGGTAACACAGGGCAACAGCGTGACATCACAGCAGAGAGTTTCCATCAGAGCCACTCCCACCTGAACAGGCTCCGCCCCTGGCTGCGGCGGGAGTTGAGGGTGATGTACGGCTCTAACTCTTCTCTCGTGGACATCGTTCAGAACATCATCATGGCGCGGCTCGCCCTCCACGGTCTGGAGAACACCCTGAACTTAGAAGAAGACCTGCGGCCGTTCCTGCAGGCGCGCACCGAGCACTTCCTGCACGAGCTGGTGAGCTTCGCCCGCTCGCCGCTCAACATGGACAGCTACGACCTGCAGGCTGTGTACGAGCCTCCCCCCGCCGCTGCCATGGAGCTGGACggcttcagcagctcctccgaGGGGAGCTCTGTCATCGCCATatccgaggaggaggaggtggaggagaggggaggaagaTCCGAGGGAACCGTGATCAACGACCTCAATGACATCATCCAGACAGGAAGCAGCCTGAGCCTGTCAGGGTGGGACGATGAGACGCCAGGCCCCTCCTACTCCACTGCAGAACCATCGTGTTCACTTGTTCCACCGCTGTCATTAAGCCCCACCCCTCAGGAGCCGGCCAACGAGCGAGGAGGAGACCGACCGagggaggaggcggaggaggagtgTCTCATCGTTGGGTACAAGAAGCCGATCGCAGAGCGGACTCCTGAGCTGGTGCAGCTGTCCTCCGACACCGAGGAAGAagagggagagaagaagaagaaggaggaggagccagCTGAAAAgactcctcctcttccctcccCCACTCCTTCCTCCTCTTACCTACCCATAATCCCTCCCTCCACATCAGGTGCCTtcagagcagagcaggaggCGGGACAGAAAGAcgaggaggtgggggggtggCGCTCACGTTCGTGGTCAGGAAGTTCGGGCCGAAGCAGGAAGTCTGTGTGCTCGCTCAACCTGGCGGCGCCTGAGCGGCGGCGACGAGACGACACACAGCgcggcaggaggaggaagaagaagaacaagaagagggGGCGGGAGGAGGGGCAGAGGAGGAGCGGCGTTTTCAGCAACCCGAACCGCTCCATTTACCCCCCCATGATGCGGCGCCGCTCACCCCCCCTGTTCGACTCCAGCGCCGACTCCAGCCTGGAGTTCCACTGCGCCCAGGTCTCCCCCatctcctccccctcctgctcatctccctcctcccccctctgccTCTCCCCTCCCCAGACTCCGCCGACACCCAGCCGCTCCCCCGCGGAGCACGCCCACCACGCAGAGAAGCCCGGCGGGAAGAGGAAGTACAAGAGCCGGCACCTGAACAGCAGCACCAAGGACCCGAGCTGGAGGCAGAGCGGGGGGCGGCcgagggagaggaggaaggagcggcggaggaggagggagaagacGAGGAAGGAGGATCAGCAGGAGAACGGGGGCCTTGGAGAGGAGGG CAGGAAGAGGTCCAGGGAGGACCGGAGTCCCAGTGTGGAGATCATCTACGAGGGCACCATCTCCTCCAGCGCCACCCGGCCTCTGGGACACAAACGGCGCCGGAAACGGCACCGCAGGCCGCGGCACAGCAG CCCTCCGGTCATCATCACCCTGGACAGCGACAGCAGCCATGACGGCGTCACCAACAGGAAGCTCcccagcggcagcagcagccccCTCAGCAGCCAGCAGACCATCGACTTCTCTGACCTTCCTCCTCTCCCATTGGTCCACTCGGCCGGCGTGGGCGGGGCCTTGGACGCAGACATCGGGGAGCTTCCGGCAGAGATCCTGGATCGGAGCTCTGACGGGTCGGAGGCGGCAGGACCGTCGGCAGGTCGGATCCACATCAGCGACAACAGTGACGTGGATGTGGAAAACGTGGAGGACGACGTGTCGCTGCTCGAAGACGGCGATCATCAAACCGCCGGTGAAGGCGGTCAGACCCATGCAGATAACGTGGTTCCTGGAGAACATCGAGCGTCTCCGTCTGACAGATATCTACTGGAAGCCATCCTCAGTGACTTGAACCAGATCTCTGCAGCCAAACAGCAGCTCTTCCAGAACCTGGAGTCCGGTTTCTCACCTACAGCCAGGATCAGGGCTCCTGATGAGACCAAAGGTGGTCCTCAGGATCCAGGTTGTGACTCTCAGAGCGGCGGGAGCTCGGCTCCTTCGCTGCCTCCTCTGGATGTTCCTCCTCTCCTCAAACGGGCCAGTCCAGTCCGGTCCTACAACAGGAACACTCCACCACCACTCAAACACAAAGACGCCGGAAGTCCTCAGCAGACCGCCATGTTTCCCCGCTGCTCCTCTGACGCCGACCCGGTGGGTGTCACCAACAAACACGCCATCCCCCCCATAGAAACGCTGAAGAGCCACCTGAGGAACGTGCTGGCCCTCAGAGGAGAGCTGCCGTCAGGGAACAGCCCTCCTCCTTCAGAGCCACATCACAATCCTGGGAACGCCTCACATTCCACCGACCCGGCGCACAGAGACTCTGCCTCCAGGTGTGACGGGATCAGAACCAGGAGTCCGGACTGCCGGGAACCTGCTGTAGACCTGTGTCCACCCAGCCGTTCTGCTGGAGCGGACTGTAAGACGAGGCTGTCCCCTGCTGGGGCTGCTGGGGTCAGACCTGAGAGCCCGTCCTCACCCCTCCTGTCTTCCTGCTCGGCTTCAGGAGGACAGGCGGACAGAAGGACAGCAGCTGGCTTCCTGCCGCCGGCTGATGGCCGGTTAAACCACACGGCCTTACCTTCGTCTGCAGTCAGacacttccatccatccaagGCCCGCTCTGAGCAGCCCCACCCCTCTGACTCCGCCCCCCAGCCGCCCGCTAACGCCACGCACTTCCACAGAGACGTTCAGATCCTTAAAGACCATCAGAAGACGTTCAGCTCGCCGTCTGCTGATTCCAACATGTCTTCCGTCTGA